The Triplophysa rosa linkage group LG3, Trosa_1v2, whole genome shotgun sequence genome has a segment encoding these proteins:
- the tmem86a gene encoding lysoplasmalogenase-like protein TMEM86A, which yields MVSPVTVVKSEGPKLVPFFKATCVYFVLWLPTSSPSWFSALIKCLPIFCLWVFLLAHGIGFLGAHSSARKILAGLIFSALGDAFLIWQEQGYFCHGLLMFAITHILYSSAFGMKPLNLRAGIVISVISGLSYTLLYPFLSGPFTYLVAVYIALIGFMGWRAIAGVQLANDLWTWTKLSACLGAVLFMVSDLTIAVNKFCFPVPYSRTIIMATYYAAQMLIALSAVECQDADVSRKRA from the exons ATGGTCTCCCCCGTCACTGTG GTCAAAAGTGAAGGCCCGAAGCTCGTGCCATTCTTCAAAGCCACCTGCGTGTACTTCGTTCTGTGGTTGCCCACCTCGAGCCCCTCCTGGTTTAGTGCCCTCATCAAATGTCTGCCCATCTTTTGTCTCTGGGTCTTTCTACTAGCTCATGGCATCGGCTTTTTGGGTGCCCACTCCAGTGCCAGGAAAATCTTGGCAGGACTTATTTTTTCAGCTTTGGGTGACGCATTTCTCATCTGGCAAGAGCAAGGTTACTTTTGTCACG GATTGCTAATGTTCGCCATCACCCACATTCTCTACTCTTCGGCATTTGGGATGAAGCCCCTCAATTTGAGAGCAGGTATTGTCATCTCTGTCATCTCAGGCCTCAGCTACACACTCCTCTACCCCTTCCTTTCCGGTCCATTTACCTACCTGGTGGCCGTTTACATCGCTCTCATTGGATTCATGGGCTGGAGGGCCATCGCCGGCGTCCAGCTTGCCAACGACCTCTGGACCTGGACGAAACTTTCGGCGTGTCTCGGAGCTGTCCTCTTCATGGTTTCCGACCTCACCATTGCCGTCAACAAGTTCTGCTTCCCCGTGCCCTATTCCCGAACCATCATAATGGCCACCTACTACGCAGCGCAGATGTTGATCGCCCTGTCAGCGGTGGAATGCCAAGACGCCGATGTGTCTCGGAAAAGAGCCTGA